A genomic window from Methanomicrobiales archaeon includes:
- a CDS encoding transglutaminase domain-containing protein: MVVLVAFVAFYVPAQFYWALNTSRALDVYFSIQYKVIIQPEGERQISTILDEVQDMPHEVEKLNRIAEWVTTNFTELFWERYLHRNIILQTLDPPINRYRYDPSTGKIRAEHSIFGKNPFTNDPYWISYNKLGACGELAHLFANVSNRAGFETRVVGADLVEKFLIFEFVTNNHAWVEVKIGDEWWYFDPDAYGHYHVLGIESYKDRWFNKTEYYDIFSPDRVKRVYIGGTQEDISDRYPRLVPYRAPIWTW; this comes from the coding sequence ATGGTCGTACTCGTAGCCTTCGTCGCCTTCTATGTACCCGCTCAGTTCTACTGGGCTTTGAATACCTCTCGAGCACTGGATGTGTACTTCTCGATACAATATAAAGTAATAATTCAGCCAGAAGGCGAGAGACAGATCAGCACCATACTTGATGAAGTTCAAGACATGCCCCATGAAGTAGAGAAATTAAATCGGATTGCCGAATGGGTGACAACCAATTTCACGGAATTATTCTGGGAGAGATACCTGCATCGCAATATCATACTCCAGACCTTGGATCCACCGATTAACAGGTATCGTTATGATCCCTCGACAGGCAAAATCAGGGCAGAGCATTCAATATTTGGGAAAAATCCATTCACTAACGATCCTTACTGGATCAGTTACAATAAACTGGGTGCCTGTGGCGAATTGGCCCATCTGTTTGCAAACGTATCCAATAGAGCAGGTTTTGAGACACGGGTAGTTGGTGCGGACCTTGTTGAGAAGTTTCTCATATTCGAATTTGTGACAAATAACCATGCCTGGGTGGAAGTGAAGATCGGGGATGAGTGGTGGTATTTCGATCCCGATGCTTATGGTCATTATCACGTGTTAGGAATTGAGTCTTACAAGGATCGGTGGTTCAATAAAACTGAATACTACGACATCTTTTCTCCTGACAGGGTAAAGCGCGTGTACATCGGAGGGACTCAAGAGGATATATCAGATCGTTATCCTCGGCTGGTACCATATCGCGCTCCGATCTGGACATGGTAA
- a CDS encoding PAS domain S-box protein gives MSRSPRTARKKEAQDSRAAAHGGTPSDAERIAALEAEVGTLRSENAALQRGIAACRRSEASLKESRERLRSILDHSLDALYRRNLLTGRADYYSPAIELLTGFTVEESLAMPMDAILGRVHPDDLPRVRDAKLNPASLTAGGTIDYRFRRKDGTYRWFSDRFRILFDEEGRPVAREGVIRDITEQKQAEADLEASELRYRTMVENALDAIVIVDGEKILYLNPTGRTLLGISRPEEILGRAVLSIVHPHFRDSVQANIAQDQLGEPTPILQFPLLRQDGTSVWVEGRGVRTDFGGKPAVQIVLRDISDRRQAEAELRSAIERERLRATELDATLASIASGVIIYDRSGSIIRVNEAVRRMIEGTSPSLDPARFEERREMFGVVRADGTPLPREAAPYYRALHGETVRGEEVMVTRLDREPLWVDTAAAPIRDGSGAIVGAIAILTDITERKRAEEALLESEARYRRIVETANEGIWTIDADHRTTYVNRRTAEILGYTPQEMLGRSPAEFLFPEDVETVKDQLKERSNGTPATNLEKRYRKKDGSCVWVNMNTVPLYDDRGNYAGALGMIADITERKRAEDALRTANELLESRVRERTEALALSLEALKAERHRLYDVLETLPIYVCLLDEDYRMPFANRTFRDNFGESQGRRCYEFLFNRTEPCEHCESYTVMKTRAPHQWYWTGPNGRDYEIHDLPFPDSDGSLLVLEMGIDITDLRKAEAALKTANEELETRIKERTAELAQANLSLRTEVAERRRAEEALKGYAERLRRSNEDLERFAYISSHDLQEPIRTMVTFAQLLEKRYAGRIDRDADEYIHYIVRAGKRMQSLINDLLEFSRVNTKGMEFRPTDANAIVEEALAGLQIQTVAEGVTITVDHLPDVMADPGQLRQVFQNLIGNALKYRRADTPSEIRISAREVDRMVRFSVADNGIGIEPQYFDRIFVIFQRLHGMDQYEGTGIGLALVKRIVERHGGRIWVESEPGKGSTFHFTLPPVRASGDGGTLPNGANILR, from the coding sequence ATGTCCCGGTCCCCGCGTACTGCCCGGAAGAAGGAAGCGCAGGATTCCCGCGCTGCCGCACACGGCGGGACTCCATCCGACGCCGAGCGTATCGCAGCGCTCGAGGCGGAAGTCGGGACACTGCGGTCCGAGAACGCCGCCCTCCAGCGCGGCATCGCAGCCTGCAGGCGGAGCGAAGCGAGCCTGAAAGAGAGCCGGGAACGGCTCCGATCGATCCTGGACCATTCGCTGGATGCCCTCTACCGCCGAAACCTGCTGACCGGCCGCGCCGATTACTACAGCCCCGCCATAGAGCTGCTCACCGGGTTCACCGTGGAAGAATCGCTGGCCATGCCCATGGATGCGATCCTCGGGCGCGTGCATCCCGACGATCTCCCCCGGGTGCGGGATGCAAAGCTGAATCCCGCATCCCTGACCGCAGGGGGCACGATCGATTACCGGTTCCGCCGCAAAGATGGCACCTACCGGTGGTTCTCCGACCGATTCAGAATCCTCTTTGACGAAGAGGGCAGGCCTGTCGCTCGGGAAGGCGTCATTCGCGACATCACCGAGCAGAAGCAGGCCGAGGCGGACCTGGAGGCCAGCGAACTGCGATATCGGACCATGGTGGAGAATGCCCTCGATGCCATCGTCATCGTCGATGGCGAGAAGATCCTCTACCTCAATCCGACCGGGCGAACACTCCTCGGCATCTCCCGTCCGGAAGAGATCCTCGGCAGGGCGGTATTGTCGATCGTTCATCCGCACTTCCGCGATAGCGTACAGGCGAATATTGCCCAAGACCAGCTGGGCGAACCAACACCGATCCTGCAGTTTCCGCTCCTCCGGCAGGATGGAACTTCTGTATGGGTCGAAGGGCGGGGGGTCCGCACCGACTTCGGCGGGAAACCCGCCGTGCAGATCGTCCTGCGGGACATCTCCGACCGCAGGCAGGCCGAGGCGGAGCTCCGCTCTGCCATAGAGAGGGAGCGTCTGCGCGCCACGGAACTGGACGCGACCCTCGCATCGATCGCATCGGGCGTCATCATCTACGATCGATCCGGGTCGATCATCCGCGTGAACGAGGCGGTGCGCAGGATGATCGAGGGAACATCGCCCTCTCTGGATCCTGCCCGTTTCGAGGAGCGCCGGGAGATGTTTGGCGTTGTGCGGGCGGATGGAACGCCATTGCCCCGGGAGGCGGCCCCCTACTACCGGGCGCTGCACGGCGAGACTGTGCGGGGAGAAGAGGTGATGGTCACCCGCCTGGACAGAGAACCGCTCTGGGTGGACACCGCCGCGGCCCCCATCCGCGATGGCAGCGGCGCCATCGTCGGGGCTATTGCCATCCTCACGGACATCACCGAGCGCAAAAGGGCCGAAGAAGCCCTGCTGGAAAGCGAGGCCCGGTACCGTCGCATCGTCGAGACCGCCAACGAGGGTATCTGGACCATCGATGCGGATCACAGGACGACCTATGTCAATCGAAGGACGGCCGAGATCCTCGGGTATACGCCCCAGGAGATGCTTGGCCGCTCTCCTGCTGAATTCCTCTTCCCGGAAGATGTCGAGACCGTGAAAGACCAGCTCAAGGAGCGGAGCAACGGGACTCCGGCCACCAATCTCGAGAAACGCTATCGGAAAAAGGACGGCAGCTGTGTCTGGGTGAACATGAACACGGTCCCCCTCTACGACGACAGGGGCAACTATGCGGGCGCCCTGGGTATGATCGCCGATATCACCGAGCGGAAACGGGCTGAAGATGCGTTGAGAACGGCCAATGAACTCCTGGAGAGTCGCGTTCGTGAACGGACGGAAGCCTTGGCTCTCTCCCTGGAAGCCCTGAAGGCCGAACGGCACCGCCTCTACGATGTCCTCGAGACCCTGCCGATCTACGTCTGTCTTCTCGATGAGGACTACCGGATGCCGTTTGCCAACCGCACCTTCCGTGATAACTTCGGTGAATCTCAGGGCCGTCGCTGTTACGAGTTCCTCTTCAACCGCACAGAACCCTGCGAACACTGCGAGTCCTATACCGTGATGAAGACCCGGGCGCCGCACCAGTGGTACTGGACCGGGCCCAATGGCAGGGACTACGAGATCCACGATCTCCCCTTCCCCGACAGCGACGGTTCGCTGCTCGTTCTGGAGATGGGGATCGACATCACCGACCTGCGGAAGGCGGAAGCAGCGCTCAAGACGGCGAATGAAGAACTCGAGACCCGGATCAAAGAGCGCACTGCCGAACTGGCGCAGGCAAACCTCTCTCTCCGGACCGAGGTGGCCGAACGGAGGCGGGCCGAAGAGGCGCTGAAAGGGTATGCCGAACGCCTCCGGCGGAGCAACGAAGACCTGGAACGGTTCGCCTACATCTCCAGCCACGACCTGCAGGAGCCGATCCGCACGATGGTGACGTTCGCCCAGCTCCTGGAGAAACGGTATGCAGGGCGGATCGATCGGGATGCCGACGAGTACATCCACTATATCGTCAGGGCCGGGAAACGGATGCAATCGCTCATCAACGACCTGCTGGAGTTCTCGCGGGTCAACACCAAGGGCATGGAGTTCCGCCCCACGGATGCCAATGCGATTGTCGAGGAGGCCCTGGCCGGTCTGCAGATCCAGACCGTGGCGGAGGGCGTCACGATCACCGTGGATCACCTGCCGGACGTGATGGCCGATCCCGGCCAGCTCCGCCAGGTCTTCCAGAACCTGATCGGCAACGCCCTCAAGTACCGCAGAGCGGATACCCCTTCCGAGATCCGCATCTCCGCCCGGGAGGTGGATCGCATGGTGCGGTTCTCGGTCGCGGACAACGGGATCGGGATCGAGCCGCAGTACTTCGACCGCATCTTCGTCATCTTCCAGCGGCTCCATGGCATGGACCAGTACGAGGGGACCGGGATCGGGCTGGCGCTCGTAAAACGGATCGTCGAACGGCACGGAGGCAGGATCTGGGTGGAGTCCGAGCCGGGGAAGGGCTCGACGTTCCACTTCACCCTGCCGCCCGTGCGGGCGTCCGGCGACGGAGGGACCCTTCCGAATGGGGCGAATATCCTGCGGTGA